One window from the genome of Acanthochromis polyacanthus isolate Apoly-LR-REF ecotype Palm Island chromosome 21, KAUST_Apoly_ChrSc, whole genome shotgun sequence encodes:
- the LOC110960559 gene encoding isocitrate dehydrogenase [NAD] subunit alpha, mitochondrial-like translates to MVQVPTQFDVLVMPNLYGDILSDLCAGLVGGLGVTPSGKIGANGAAIFESVHGTAPDIVGLDLANQTAMLLSTIMMLRHISLHDYRNKIRTACLDTIRDKKVLTEDLRGKSKLYLLSCAKNAVLMSRYCSYSSFSTDLRSYLAMLA, encoded by the coding sequence ATGGTCCAGGTTCCAACCCAGTTCGACGTCCTCGTCATGCCCAACCTGTACGGAGACATCCTCAGTGATCTGTGTGCTGGTCTGGTTGGAGGACTCGGAGTGACGCCCAGCGGCAAAATCGGCGCCAACGGAGCCGCCATCTTTGAATCGGTCCACGGTACCGCTCCCGACATTGTTGGCCTGGACTTAGCCAACCAGACCGCCATGCTGCTGAgcaccatcatgatgttgcgTCACATCAGTCTCCATGACTACCGCAACAAGATCCGGACAGCCTGCCTCGACACCATCAGAGACAAGAAGGTTCTCACTGAGgatctgagaggaaaatcaaaactGTATCTGCTGTCATGTgctaaaaatgcagttttgatgTCCAGATATTGCAGTTACAGCTCCTTCTCCACTGATTTACGCAGCTACCTGGCAATGTTAGCCTGA